The Engystomops pustulosus chromosome 1, aEngPut4.maternal, whole genome shotgun sequence genome has a window encoding:
- the ENKD1 gene encoding enkurin domain-containing protein 1, producing the protein MCEGASRISGPIPPDPTLFPDYYRRPASARGRLEGADLKLDFLSGPLAPDPTLYPTCYSARPASPIPRIRPNARDILERGQSGTVGVLLKLEGISLHTASSPPKKTKDHGKENVQRMREIQKRCKEKEMEKVQGAPKPVKALWKSSKYEQVESKVKAKLQEQPMPPKATQANFLKSHTRCGVGLPPKRCPSPGPIRPTSASNDMQIQGSSIDFIAHNARNVKKIQMRRSRSLQNLNEVLLEKQRQQQEYDTKQKGHVPQYLQDLKAKWKKEQEELKKQTPDPSLPPGHTMMPEHECQETLNKIKQTQSQLLKELLMLPVRADNFSIQNRRTELEKKLSEIEEAIKVFSRPKVFIKIDS; encoded by the coding sequence ATGTGTGAAGGAGCGTCCAGAATATCCGGGCCGATTCCTCCCGACCCGACTCTGTTTCCTGATTACTATAGAAGGCCGGCCTCAGCGCGGGGGCGCTTGGAAGGGGCTGATCTCAAGCTGGACTTTCTGTCAGGACCATTGGCTCCGGATCCCACCTTATATCCAACATGTTACAGTGCcaggcctgccagccccatacccAGAATCCGCCCCAATGCCAGGGATATCCTGGAAAGGGGGCAGAGTGGTACAGTGGGGGTCCTGCTGAAGCTGGAGGGGATCTCTCTCCACACAGCATCCTCGCCTCCAAAAAAAACAAAGGACCATGGAAAAGAGAATGTGCAGCGCATGAGGGAGATCCAGAAGCGCTGTAAGGAGAAGGAGATGGAGAAGGTGCAGGGGGCTCCTAAACCTGTCAAAGCTTTATGGAAGTCTTCCAAATACGAACAGGTGGAGTCCAAGGTCAAAGCCAAACTTCAGGAACAGCCAATGCCCCCGAAAGCAACACAGGCAAACTTCCTCAAGTCTCACACCCGCTGTGGTGTAGGGTTACCCCCCAAGAGGTGCCCTTCACCAGGACCCATCAGGCCCACCTCCGCCAGTAATGACATGCAGATCCAGGGATCCAGCATTGACTTCATAGCCCACAATGCAAGGAATGTCAAGAAGATCCAGATGAGACGATCTCGCTCCTTGCAAAACCTGAACGAGGTCCTGCTGGAAAAGCAGCGACAGCAGCAAGAGTATGACACCAAGCAGAAGGGGCATGTCCCTCAGTACCTCCAAGACCTCAAAGCAAAGTGGAAGAAAGAGCAAGAGGAACTCAAGAAGCAGACTCCAGACCCATCTCTTCCCCCGGGACACACCATGATGCCAGAACATGAATGTCAGGAGACACTGAATAAGATCAAGCAGACACAGTCCCAGCTCCTCAAGGAGCTCCTGATGCTTCCAGTCCGAGCAGACAATTTCAGCATCCAGAACCGACGCACCGAGCTTGAGAAGAAACTTTCTGAGATTGAGGAGGCCATTAAAGTATTCTCCCGTCCAAAGGTCTTTATTAAGATAGACTCATAA